The Pseudoalteromonas marina genome segment AAAGATAAAATATGTATCTATGGTGGTAGCTACGGTGGTTACACTACGTTAATGGGCGTTATTAGGGAGCCAGACCTGTACAAGTGTGCAATTGGTTATGTGGGTGTATATTCAATTCCAGAAATGAAAGAAAGCGGCGATATCCCCACCAGAGAGTCAGGTCGAAAGTATTTAGACATGGTTCATGGTACCAACATGGAAGATATGCAAGCTCGCTCTCCTTCATTTAATGTTGATAAAATTAAAGCCAAGCTGTTTATTGCCCATGGCGAGGACGATGTAAGGGTTCCTATGGAACAATATGAAGCATTAACATCAGCGCTTGATAAAATAGGCTATCCATATGAGTCAATGGTGAGAGACGAAGGGCATGGATTTCATCAACCTAAAAACATCTCTGATTTCTACACAAAAATGGCTGAATTTTTTGCAGAGAGCCTAAAATAATACGCCAATAAAATTGTGCCAGCATAAATGCTGGCACTTTCATCCGCTCCACTAAAAAACAATCTTACATAGCTTCCACTGCTTTTAATAGCATCCAAAAGTTATGCCCACCAGCATTAAATAATATAAATCGTATTTATTTAACTCTATCTAATGACTTAGCCTACCGCTTAACTTAAACTAAATGCCTCAAGTTTTTCTATATTCATTTCATAATTTTTTACATTTATAACCCATAGTGCTTTTTTGCTCTGGCGTTACTTTTTATATTTAAACATCTAATTCAAAGGGGGTTTATGAAACCTGATGTTACATCAATACCCAATCAGCTAAATAAAACGGCTATTTTAATTGTGCTGGCGTTAGGCACCTTTATTTTAGGTTTATCTGAATTTTCGATGATGCCAATGTTGCCCCTCATAAGCGAAACATTTGGTACTACACCTTCTCAAAGTGGTTATGCTATAAGCGCGTATGCTATAGGCGTAGTGGTTGGTGCACCTGTGTTAATGCTTTCAACGGCTAATATGCGAAAACGAAAAGCACTGCTGATTTTTTTAAGTTTAATGTGTGTATCTAATGGGCTTAGTGCATTGGCTACGTCGTTAGAGCAGTTAATCATATTTAGGTTTTTGAGTGGATTGCCCCATGGCGCTTATTTTGGTGCTGCCATTTTGCTTGCATCTGATATTGCGCCGCAAGGTAAACGAGCCAGCTTTATGTCAAAAGTATTTATGGGATTAACCATTGCAACTATTGTTGGTGTGCCCGTTGTAACATTGGTAGGCCAAAATTTAAGTTGGCGTTACTGTTTAGCTGGTGCCGCAGCGATTGCTTTTGTTGCATTTATTTTAGTTTATAAAGTCGTGCCCAACATAGACAACGCTAAACCCTCTAACTTATTAAACGAGTTTGGTGTGCTCAAAAACAAGCTCGTATGGTCAATTCTAGGCATTGTTATTATTGGCTTTGGTGGTGTTTTTTGTATTTATACCTACATTGCTGACACCATTTTAGATGTAACAAATACAGCGCCTTATACTATCTCGGTGGCAATGGTAATGTTTGGCATTGGCTGTACACTGGGTAATTACGTTTTAGGAAAAGCTGCAGACAAGTCGGCAATAAAAACAACAGGCTTTGCGCTTGTATGCACTATTATTTTTGCATTTGCTTATGTTTCGGCAAGTTATAATATTTGGGTGCTTTATGCGGTTATTTTTTTCATCGGATGTAGTGTCGGTTTAGCGACATTAATTCAAAGCCTACTCATGGATGTAGCACCTGAGGGTCACGCGATGATAGGCGCATTAGTTCAATGTGCATTTAATACAGCAAACGCAATTGGCCCGTGGGTAGGTGGAATCGCGATTGCCAAAGGGGCTGCGCCAAATCAAACTGGCTATGTGGCTGCGGCATTATTTTTAGGTGGCTTAGGAATGTGGTTGCTGAGCTATTTACAACTTAATAAGTCACCCAATTTAAACACAGTTAATTAATCACAACACAAAAAGAGCGACTGATAAGCCGCTCTTTTACTTTCATATCAATAAATTTTTACGAATCTAACGACGCCATATCAATGACAAAACGATAACGTACATCTGAATTTTCCATACGTTCGTATGCAGTGTTAATTTCGTCAATGTTAATCATTTCACACTCAGGTAATACATTGTTTTCACCACAAAAATCGAGCATTTGCTGAGTTTCTGCTATACCACCTATAAGTGAACCTGCAACCTGACGTCGTCCCATTAATAATGGCACTGTATTTAACTCTTCAACAGGCCCCACTTGACCAACAATAATTAATGCTCCATCTATGTCTAATAGCGGTGTATAAATTGATAGGTCGTGCTTAACTGGCACTGTATCAATGATCACATCAAATGCTGACTGTGATTCTTTCATTTCGTCATCATTTGTTGAAACTAAGTAATGCTGGGCACCAAGTTTAACAGCATCTTCTTTTTTAGATTCGCTTCGGCCTACAACAGTTACCTCAGCACCCATTGCTACGGCATTTTTTACCGCCATATGACCTAAGCCACCAAGGCCTACAACTGCAACACGGCTGCCTTTTTTAACGCCCCATTTATGTAGTGGAGAATACGTAGTAATACCTGCACATAACAACGGTGCAACGCGTGAGAGATCTAAACTCTGTGGTATTGAAAGTACAAACTCTTCACGAACTACAACATGCTTAGAGTACCCACCTTGGGTCATTTCTCCGGTTTCTCTGTCTTTACCGGCATATGTGCCAACCATGCCCTCACGGCAAAATTGCTCTTCATTATTGCCGCACTGATCGCAGCTTTTACA includes the following:
- a CDS encoding MFS transporter: MKPDVTSIPNQLNKTAILIVLALGTFILGLSEFSMMPMLPLISETFGTTPSQSGYAISAYAIGVVVGAPVLMLSTANMRKRKALLIFLSLMCVSNGLSALATSLEQLIIFRFLSGLPHGAYFGAAILLASDIAPQGKRASFMSKVFMGLTIATIVGVPVVTLVGQNLSWRYCLAGAAAIAFVAFILVYKVVPNIDNAKPSNLLNEFGVLKNKLVWSILGIVIIGFGGVFCIYTYIADTILDVTNTAPYTISVAMVMFGIGCTLGNYVLGKAADKSAIKTTGFALVCTIIFAFAYVSASYNIWVLYAVIFFIGCSVGLATLIQSLLMDVAPEGHAMIGALVQCAFNTANAIGPWVGGIAIAKGAAPNQTGYVAAALFLGGLGMWLLSYLQLNKSPNLNTVN
- a CDS encoding NAD(P)-dependent alcohol dehydrogenase is translated as MKTVGYAAKSQGSELTEFEFERRDLRNNDVEIEILYCGVCHSDLHAVRNDWGGVKYPLVPGHEIVGKVKSVGSDVKKYKQGDTVGVGCMVDSCKSCDQCGNNEEQFCREGMVGTYAGKDRETGEMTQGGYSKHVVVREEFVLSIPQSLDLSRVAPLLCAGITTYSPLHKWGVKKGSRVAVVGLGGLGHMAVKNAVAMGAEVTVVGRSESKKEDAVKLGAQHYLVSTNDDEMKESQSAFDVIIDTVPVKHDLSIYTPLLDIDGALIIVGQVGPVEELNTVPLLMGRRQVAGSLIGGIAETQQMLDFCGENNVLPECEMINIDEINTAYERMENSDVRYRFVIDMASLDS